In Macadamia integrifolia cultivar HAES 741 chromosome 5, SCU_Mint_v3, whole genome shotgun sequence, a single window of DNA contains:
- the LOC122078824 gene encoding uncharacterized protein LOC122078824, with product MEGEFATSPTNSSPMAESGGASKYLANLPSRGLFSSTVISSNLGGVRVYICEHDTSPSEEQLIKTNQTNILIRSLTLKKQKNDSSSKDAKGKATAECTKGKRAAERAVDGRASAKKMNVTNSSGSARQAGTSTHTDFQGLTVERLRALLKERGLSVKGKKDELIARLKGD from the exons ATGGAGGGCGAGTTTGCTACGTCGCCCACCAATTCAAGTCCCATGGCCGAGAGTGGGGGAGCTTCAAAGTACCTAGCCAACCTTCCCTCTCGCGGCCTCTTCTCCTCCACCGTCATATCTTCTAATCtg GGAGGAGTACGAGTATATATTTGCGAGCATGATACATCACCGTCAG AGGAGCAACTAATAAAGACAAACCAAACAAACATACTGATTAGGTCTCTCACActtaagaaacagaaaaatgatTCCAGCTCAAAGGATGCGAAGGGTAAAGCGACAGCTGAATGCACCAAAGGCAAGAG AGCTGCTGAGAGAGCTGTAGATGGGAGGGCTTCAGCTAAGAAAATGAATGTGACAAATAGTTCTGGAAGTGCTCGACAAG CTGGAACAAGTACTCACACGGATTTCCAGGGTCTGACTGTGGAGAGGCTGCGTGCCCTTTTAAAGGAAAGAGGTCTGTCCGTCAAAGGAAAGAAG GATGAACTGATCGCACGCCTGAAAGGTGATTAG
- the LOC122080385 gene encoding pentatricopeptide repeat-containing protein At1g79540 — protein sequence MRILASVLRPISQFSSKHRLFSLSFSTLESDFESAVSNEVLTILNTVHPIEEPLETLVTFLSPEVVTSVLQENQNVGLGFRFFNWAMRRKQFRSWVSHNLMIDMLCEANGFDLAWKSLEELKNSGFLIIPEAFVVLIQAYAKLAMPEKAVESFGRMNEFSCRPNTFTYNSIMYVLVEKGVFLLALAVYNQMLKSDCRPNRATFGMLIDGSCKAGKTEDALQLFDEMAQRGIFPDSMIYTIVLSGLCQAERTDQAHKLLQTMKSSSCCADSITYNVMLNGFCRLGRIDEALELLDSFRREGFVLGLNGYSCLIDGLFRAGRFNEALEWYGQMCNQNILGDTVLYTIMIKGFSEAGKVEDAMKFLKEMTEKGFVPDTFCYNTLIKGFCDIGLLDRARSLKLEISKNNQFPDSATYTILICGLCKEGLVGEAGQIFNEMEKLGCLPTVITFNALIDGLCKVGELDKARLLFHKMEIGRNPSLILHLRLSQGSGQVLDSVSLKKLVEQYCESGLILKAYKLLVQLADNGVVPNIITYNILMNGLFKTNNINAALKLFQKLQVDGYSPDAVTYGTLIDGLQRANREEEAFGYFDQMVRNGCTPSLSVYNTLMTSLCQKGKVSQAFSLWLNYLRSRPNSEEEAVKLVEEQFHDGKVEDAVRGLLKMDLRKKFINSSPYTIWLIGMCQAGRVDEAVKIFSILEEHEINVTPPSCVMLISGLCKEGKLDLAVDVFLHTLEKGLILMPWVCNRLIRSLYAYNRKEDVIDLMNKMRHAGYDLDIYFSQTTRMLLSGNEHMFEMDRESNA from the coding sequence ATGAGAATCTTAGCTTCTGTTTTAAGGCCCATCTCCCAGTTCAGTTCGAAACACaggcttttctctctctctttctccacgcTAGAATCTGACTTCGAATCTGCAGTCTCAAATGAAGTGTTGACTATCCTCAATACTGTCCACCCTATAGAAGAGCCGCTTGAAACCCTCgtcacctttctctctcccgaAGTCGTTACTTCTGTTcttcaagaaaatcaaaatgtTGGACTGGGTTTCCGGTTCTTCAACTGGGCAATGAGACGTAAGCAATTCCGCAGTTGGGTATCGCACAACCTGATGATTGATATGCTCTGTGAGGCCAACGGGTTTGACTTGGCCTGGAAATCGCTGGAAGAGCTAAAAAATTCGGGTTTTCTTATCATCCCAGAGGCTTTTGTGGTCTTGATCCAAGCTTATGCGAAGTTAGCCATGCCCGAGAAGGCTGTTGAATCTTTCGGAAGGATGAATGAATTCAGTTGCAGGCCCAACACCTTTACTTACAATTCTATTATGTATGTCCTTGTTGAGAAAGGGGTTTTTTTGTTGGCATTGGCAGTTTATAATCAGATGCTGAAGTCTGACTGCCGCCCAAATCGAGCCACTTTCGGCATGCTCATTGATGGGTCGTGTAAAGCTGGAAAGACGGAGGACGCACTCCAATTGTTTGATGAAATGGCCCAAAGAGGTATTTTTCCTGACAGTATGATATATACTATAGTTCTTTCTGGTCTCTGCCAAGCAGAGAGGACTGATCAGGCACACAAACTCTTGCAAACCATGAAAAGTAGTAGTTGCTGCGCTGATTCCATTACTTACAATGTTATGCTTAATGGGTTCTGTAGATTGGGTAGGATTGATGAAGCTCTTGAGCTTCTGGATTCATTCAGGAGGGAGGGCTTTGTTCTTGGATTGAATGGGTATAGCTGTTTGATTGATGGATTATTTAGAGCTGGAAGGTTCAATGAGGCACTTGAGTGGTATGGACAAATGTGCAACCAAAACATTCTTGGTGACACTGTATTATACACCATCATGATTAAGGGGTTTTCAGAAGCCGGCAAGGTTGAGGATGCAATGAAGTTTTTGAAAGAGATGACAGAGAAAGGTTTTGTTCCGGATACGTTCTGTTATAATACTCTGATCAAGGGTTTTTGTGATATAGGTCTTCTAGATAGGGCCAGGTCTCTCAAACTGGAGATCTCAAAGAATAATCAGTTCCCTGACTCTGCCACTTACACTATTCTCATTTGTGGGTTGTGCAAGGAAGGGCTGGTTGGGGAGGCAGGGCAGATATTCAATGAAATGGAGAAGCTTGGATGCTTGCCTACTGTTATTACATTTAATGCTCTTATTGATGGGCTCTGTAAGGTCGGGGAACTTGATAAAGCTCGTCTGCTCTTCCATAAGATGGAAATTGGAAGAAACCCGTctttgattcttcatcttcggCTTTCCCAAGGTAGTGGTCAGGTCCTTGACAGTGTAAGCCTCAAAAAATTGGTCGAGCAGTATTGTGAGTCCGGATTGATTCTGAAGGCCTACAAACTGCTCGTTCAGCTCGCTGATAATGGGGTTGTACCAAACATTATCACTTACAACATCTTGATGAATGGCTTGTTTAAGACAAATAACATCAATGCAGCCTTGAAGCTCTTCCAGAAGCTCCAAGTTGATGGTTACTCCCCAGATGCTGTTACATATGGGACGCTCATAGATGGACTTCAGAGGGCTAATAGAGAAGAAGAGGCTTTTGGATACTTTGATCAGATGGTGAGAAATGGGTGTACCCCCAGTTTGTCTGTCTACAATACACTGATGACCTCCTTGTGTCAGAAGGGTAAGGTGTCGCAAGCTTTTAGCCTTTGGTTAAATTATTTGAGGAGCCGTCCCAACTCGGAAGAAGAGGCAGTTAAACTTGTGGAAGAGCAATTTCATGATGGAAAAGTGGAAGATGCAGTCCGTGGATTGCTTAAAATGGATCTTAGGAAAAAGTTTATCAATTCATCTCCTTATACCATTTGGCTCATTGGAATGTGCCAGGCAGGAAGAGTAGATGAAGCGGTTAAGATATTCTCTATCCTTGAAGAGCATGAGATCAATGTCACTCCCCCAAGCTGTGTGATGCTAATTAGTGGCCTTTGCAAAGAAGGAAAGCTGGATCTAGCTGTTGATGTCTTCCTTCACACTTTAGAGAAAGGTCTCATATTAATGCCATGGGTATGCAACCGGCTGATCAGATCTCTTTATGCTTACAACAGAAAGGAGGATGTTATTGACCTAATGAACAAAATGAGGCATGCAGGTTATGATTTGGATATCTATTTCAGCCAAACCACAAGGATGCTCTTATCAGGAAATGAGCATATGTTTGAGATGGACCGAGAGTCAAATGCATGA